A part of Armatimonadota bacterium genomic DNA contains:
- the sucD gene encoding succinate--CoA ligase subunit alpha: MSILIDSSTRVLIAGMTGREGTFHTEQMIAYGTNVVAGVTPGKGGTTHLGVPVFDTAEEAVRATGANAGLIFVPAPFAADSVIECADAGLPFVTLITEGVPVHDAVRVVNYLKAKGTTRLLGGNCAGIITPGECKMGIMPGHIFAQGPVGMVSRSGTLTYEIVWELTSAGLGQTTCVGIGGDPVPGTRFVEVMQMFEADPKTKAVVLVGEIGGTDEEVAAEYIKSMSKPVVAFISGRTAPPGKRMGHAGAIISGGKGTPQSKVDAMAGAGVPVADNTSQIPGLVKAALERVGAAV, encoded by the coding sequence ATGTCCATTCTCATCGATTCCAGCACCCGCGTCCTCATCGCCGGAATGACCGGCCGAGAGGGCACCTTTCACACCGAACAGATGATCGCCTACGGCACGAACGTTGTGGCGGGCGTAACCCCCGGCAAGGGCGGGACCACGCACCTAGGTGTGCCGGTCTTCGACACGGCGGAGGAGGCGGTGCGCGCCACCGGCGCCAACGCCGGACTCATCTTCGTGCCCGCACCGTTCGCGGCGGATTCGGTCATCGAGTGCGCGGACGCCGGGCTGCCTTTCGTGACGCTCATCACCGAGGGCGTGCCGGTCCACGACGCCGTGCGCGTGGTCAACTACCTGAAGGCCAAGGGCACGACGCGGCTGCTGGGTGGCAACTGCGCGGGGATCATCACGCCAGGCGAATGCAAGATGGGCATCATGCCAGGGCACATCTTCGCCCAGGGGCCCGTGGGTATGGTCAGCCGCTCGGGCACCTTGACCTATGAGATCGTCTGGGAGCTCACCAGCGCCGGCCTCGGCCAAACCACCTGTGTGGGTATCGGAGGCGATCCGGTTCCCGGAACGCGGTTTGTCGAAGTGATGCAGATGTTCGAGGCCGACCCCAAGACCAAGGCGGTCGTGCTCGTCGGTGAGATCGGCGGGACCGACGAGGAGGTCGCGGCGGAATACATCAAGTCGATGAGCAAGCCTGTCGTGGCGTTCATCTCCGGGCGCACGGCGCCTCCGGGCAAGCGCATGGGGCACGCGGGCGCGATCATTTCGGGCGGCAAGGGCACGCCGCAGTCGAAGGTAGACGCAATGGCCGGCGCGGGTGTGCCTGTGGCCGACAACACGAGCCAGATTCCGGGGTTGGTGAAGGCCGCGCTGGAACGGGTTGGAGCGGCAGTCTAG
- a CDS encoding class II aldolase/adducin family protein, whose product MRREMSRVGRRLYDLGLVGAREGNVSARLPNGNILCTPSGACKGDLAPEALVVLRPDGIPVCGGTPSSEIRLHLRAFRDRPDCMAVVHAHPPTATAFALAGETIPDGYLPEAAVVLGTVKLLPFAMPGTDEVPEGLAPYLKDHKTFLLANHGAATLGKDLWDACDRMETLERVANVLLRARILGGAKSIPEAAHRAIIERFPGGQLGT is encoded by the coding sequence ATGCGACGAGAGATGTCCCGTGTGGGAAGGCGGCTATACGACCTGGGGCTGGTGGGCGCCAGGGAGGGCAACGTGAGTGCCCGCCTTCCCAACGGCAACATCCTCTGCACACCTTCGGGCGCGTGTAAAGGCGATCTGGCCCCGGAAGCGCTCGTGGTGTTGAGACCGGACGGAATCCCGGTCTGCGGCGGAACGCCAAGCAGCGAAATCCGCCTTCATTTAAGGGCATTTCGGGATCGGCCCGACTGCATGGCGGTGGTCCACGCGCACCCACCCACGGCAACGGCATTCGCCCTTGCCGGCGAAACCATCCCGGACGGCTATCTGCCCGAGGCGGCGGTGGTGCTGGGCACGGTCAAGCTGCTTCCCTTCGCGATGCCGGGCACCGACGAAGTTCCCGAAGGACTGGCGCCTTATCTCAAGGACCACAAGACCTTTCTGCTCGCCAACCATGGCGCGGCGACTCTCGGAAAAGACCTTTGGGACGCCTGCGACCGCATGGAGACGCTGGAGCGGGTGGCCAATGTGCTGCTCAGGGCACGGATCTTGGGAGGAGCAAAATCGATCCCCGAGGCTGCTCACAGGGCCATCATCGAAAGGTTTCCTGGAGGACAATTAGGGACCTGA
- a CDS encoding DUF2207 domain-containing protein, which produces MFALGRFAGTLLLFIAAALALGQEPYVIEQFKERIDLHADATMRVEETLRVRFNTAKHGIYRLIPVDYPSRHGLARSIILTGVGVTDENGNPQTTKLTRKGQNLEVRIGDAEILLDAGTVKTYRIQYTVEGMLNWFDDPEDWSPAVELYWNPTGNEWDTTIQSAEVEVHYPKVAGGKGLRLKVFAGPYGSTEHDDLDKLSSGVQGSQTATAMSMNEDTVALVRQEPLGPYTGLTFVLQIPSALIPKPPFIRSALFFLKTNLGFLIPFLVFLPMFLFWNAYGRDPRSRPIAVQYDPPDELSGAEAGTLIDERADQRDLAAGIVSLAVKGYLTITPTESGLIFKKRGAEIGIVGKEHGPELTIFEGSLLRRLEACGPTVTEIDLRSNVAPVISELKGKLYESLVDLGYYRQNPNSVRIAWMGGGIAVIVGLAFVLTALTPFHSPFPAIVGGIIGAVIVLTFGYGMPRRTVAGARAREGVLGFAEFMKRAQSKEMQWLSEKHPDQAMFERYLPHAVAFGCVAQWAQAFEGIVKEMPSWYGGYHGMGYNPYLFSNDFVGVTDSMASAASTPPRSEGASGGGSGFSGGGGFSGGGFGGGGGGSW; this is translated from the coding sequence ATGTTCGCACTTGGCCGGTTTGCCGGGACACTGCTTCTTTTTATAGCTGCCGCACTGGCTCTTGGGCAAGAGCCCTATGTCATCGAGCAGTTCAAAGAGCGCATCGACCTGCACGCCGACGCAACGATGCGCGTCGAGGAAACCCTGCGCGTTCGGTTCAACACGGCAAAACACGGCATCTACCGGCTCATTCCCGTGGACTATCCCTCTCGCCACGGGCTGGCGCGGAGCATCATTCTGACCGGCGTCGGCGTGACCGACGAGAACGGCAACCCGCAGACGACGAAGCTCACCCGCAAGGGCCAGAATTTGGAGGTCCGGATCGGCGACGCCGAGATTCTGCTCGATGCCGGAACGGTCAAAACCTATCGCATCCAGTACACCGTCGAAGGCATGCTGAACTGGTTCGATGACCCCGAGGACTGGTCGCCGGCGGTTGAGCTTTATTGGAATCCGACCGGCAACGAGTGGGACACGACGATCCAGTCTGCCGAGGTTGAGGTTCACTATCCAAAGGTCGCGGGCGGAAAGGGCCTTCGGCTCAAAGTGTTCGCAGGACCCTACGGTTCCACCGAGCACGACGATCTGGACAAGCTGTCGAGCGGCGTTCAAGGTAGCCAGACGGCGACGGCGATGTCCATGAACGAGGACACCGTGGCCCTGGTCCGCCAGGAGCCTCTCGGCCCGTACACAGGGCTGACCTTTGTGCTCCAGATTCCATCTGCGCTGATTCCCAAGCCACCCTTCATTCGAAGCGCTCTGTTCTTTCTCAAGACGAACTTGGGGTTCCTCATTCCGTTTTTGGTCTTCCTGCCCATGTTCTTGTTCTGGAACGCCTATGGCCGCGACCCGAGGAGCCGCCCCATCGCCGTCCAGTACGATCCGCCAGACGAGCTATCCGGCGCGGAGGCAGGGACCCTGATCGACGAGCGGGCGGACCAGAGGGACCTTGCGGCTGGCATTGTCAGCCTCGCGGTCAAGGGCTATTTGACCATCACACCCACGGAGTCTGGACTGATCTTCAAGAAGCGTGGCGCCGAGATCGGGATTGTGGGCAAGGAGCACGGGCCGGAGCTCACGATCTTTGAGGGAAGCCTGTTGCGGCGGCTCGAAGCCTGTGGGCCGACCGTCACGGAAATCGACCTCCGATCGAACGTCGCTCCGGTCATTTCTGAGCTCAAGGGCAAGCTCTACGAGTCTCTGGTGGACTTGGGCTACTATCGGCAGAACCCGAACAGCGTCCGCATCGCGTGGATGGGAGGCGGAATCGCCGTGATTGTCGGTTTGGCCTTTGTGCTTACCGCTCTCACTCCCTTCCACAGCCCGTTCCCGGCGATCGTCGGCGGGATCATTGGGGCGGTGATCGTGCTGACGTTTGGCTACGGGATGCCAAGGCGCACAGTTGCCGGAGCGCGGGCCCGGGAAGGCGTGCTCGGGTTCGCTGAGTTCATGAAGCGCGCGCAGAGCAAAGAAATGCAGTGGCTCTCGGAAAAGCACCCGGACCAGGCCATGTTCGAGCGCTACTTGCCCCATGCGGTTGCTTTCGGTTGCGTCGCCCAGTGGGCGCAGGCGTTTGAGGGGATCGTCAAGGAGATGCCCTCCTGGTATGGCGGGTACCACGGGATGGGCTACAACCCGTACCTGTTCTCGAACGACTTCGTCGGGGTGACCGACTCGATGGCTTCCGCGGCTTCGACGCCTCCCCGATCCGAGGGGGCAAGCGGCGGTGGTTCCGGGTTCAGCGGCGGCGGAGGGTTCTCAGGAGGCGGCTTCGGAGGCGGAGGTGGCGGCAGTTGGTAG
- the dacB gene encoding D-alanyl-D-alanine carboxypeptidase/D-alanyl-D-alanine-endopeptidase — MVALLALCVIQSGTAPLDAILNDERLATATVGAYVADISGKVLYERNSRKLLMPASNQKLLSTAFAFKVLGPDYRPVTRFWKLEDRIVVDAPGDPMMSAQQLRDAATKLKIEGRLPVFAKQAFKPIIPPTWETDDLPFAYAARISALMVDRGLFRVYGERGELKVEPKEFVTRLLNVPWSNRIQPRVSYDPDLNRVKVEGGFPDDKTLLGTFAVPQPDRLAAAILAGPLYETEELPRRAPDLTIQGETIAKMVAECLPPSDNTIAECLLLMAAAKTRVDPDMPYLLAGGLMRDFLVKDVGIDLLQVRSQDGSGMSRHNLVSAEALGKLLLWMQNQPFGKVWRESLPKPGEGTLRNRLKGASFQGKTGTLDAVSALSGYLKLKDGRTLVVSLLMNHYLCPSSEARAIQDRFVQALEGFGRTGTRFDGAERYENPRPSSLARDLDGSGVHGFGGHGGALRTRLDRRAQPTHASPAGAGNVGLRRR, encoded by the coding sequence TTGGTAGCCCTATTGGCGCTTTGCGTCATTCAGTCGGGGACAGCGCCTCTTGACGCAATCCTCAATGACGAAAGACTGGCGACGGCGACGGTCGGCGCCTACGTCGCCGACATTTCGGGGAAGGTGCTCTACGAGCGCAATAGTCGAAAGCTGCTGATGCCCGCCAGCAATCAGAAACTGCTGAGCACGGCGTTCGCTTTCAAGGTGTTGGGACCGGACTATAGGCCAGTGACGCGGTTTTGGAAGCTGGAAGACCGGATCGTCGTTGACGCTCCTGGTGATCCTATGATGAGCGCGCAGCAACTGCGTGATGCTGCCACCAAGCTCAAGATTGAAGGACGGCTCCCGGTCTTTGCGAAACAGGCGTTCAAGCCCATCATCCCGCCGACGTGGGAGACAGACGACCTGCCGTTCGCCTATGCGGCCCGGATTTCGGCGCTGATGGTGGACCGTGGGCTCTTTCGTGTTTACGGAGAACGCGGCGAACTGAAGGTCGAGCCCAAGGAGTTCGTGACACGCCTATTGAACGTTCCGTGGTCCAACCGCATCCAGCCGCGCGTCAGCTATGATCCCGACCTCAATCGAGTCAAGGTCGAGGGCGGGTTTCCTGACGACAAGACCCTGTTGGGGACGTTTGCGGTTCCACAGCCCGATCGGCTTGCGGCGGCCATCTTGGCGGGGCCCCTCTATGAGACGGAAGAACTCCCAAGGCGGGCGCCGGACCTGACGATTCAGGGGGAGACCATAGCCAAGATGGTGGCCGAGTGCCTTCCTCCCAGCGACAACACCATTGCTGAGTGCCTGCTTCTGATGGCAGCCGCAAAGACCCGGGTGGATCCCGACATGCCTTACCTGTTGGCGGGCGGTCTGATGAGGGACTTTCTTGTGAAGGATGTGGGCATCGACCTGCTTCAGGTGCGCTCTCAGGACGGTAGCGGCATGAGCCGCCACAACTTGGTATCTGCCGAAGCGCTTGGAAAGCTGCTGCTTTGGATGCAAAACCAGCCCTTTGGGAAGGTTTGGCGCGAGAGTTTGCCAAAACCTGGTGAAGGAACCCTGAGGAATCGCCTCAAAGGCGCCTCGTTTCAGGGTAAGACTGGCACACTTGATGCCGTTTCCGCTCTTTCTGGGTACCTGAAGCTGAAGGACGGACGGACGCTTGTGGTGTCGCTCTTGATGAACCATTACCTGTGTCCGAGCTCCGAAGCGCGGGCGATCCAGGATCGGTTTGTCCAGGCTTTGGAAGGTTTTGGCAGGACTGGCACGAGATTTGATGGTGCCGAACGTTATGAGAACCCTCGTCCCAGTTCGCTCGCTCGGGATCTTGATGGTAGTGGGGTTCACGGATTTGGTGGTCACGGCGGTGCTCTACGAACGCGGCTTGATCGTAGAGCTCAACCCACTCATGCGTCCCCTGCTGGAGCAGG
- a CDS encoding phytanoyl-CoA dioxygenase family protein — MSYKPRAAQRDDRYRVHVEQFRSFQRDGYLLAKGLVNPADVERIRDWADNVLYGREKVPGIDPAQESATLEELLARFTRIHMLHRVLPTAEWGLLHPRVLDVLEALIGPDVLALQSMLFFNPPGRGGQGWHQDSYYITTYPDTLIGAWMPLEPADEENGCLWVVPGSNHEPIYPPRNAPAHVHAAGAFEGMKEVENVSHLDDEVNGLTDIVEKYPPMISVPMEPGDVLFFGGHVLHRSFPNRTNDRFRRAYVCHYCNARSWVPWNHGAPFEGDAANQHHILARGWTHLPFSKPRFGTEVHLSLPDPDDKTPGRMMGDEDGMMGMEGDDMAVAGISAHLDTPVG; from the coding sequence ATGTCGTACAAGCCAAGAGCCGCTCAACGAGACGACCGCTATCGCGTCCACGTCGAACAATTCCGATCGTTTCAGCGGGACGGCTATCTGCTCGCCAAGGGCCTGGTGAATCCAGCCGACGTTGAGAGAATCAGGGACTGGGCGGACAACGTGCTCTACGGCCGCGAAAAGGTCCCCGGCATCGACCCCGCCCAAGAGTCAGCGACCTTGGAGGAGCTCCTGGCGAGGTTTACGCGCATCCACATGCTGCACCGCGTTTTGCCCACGGCCGAATGGGGCCTGCTGCATCCGCGCGTGCTCGACGTCCTGGAGGCGCTCATCGGACCCGATGTCTTGGCGCTCCAGTCCATGCTCTTCTTCAACCCGCCGGGCCGCGGAGGCCAAGGCTGGCATCAAGATTCCTACTACATCACCACCTATCCCGATACGCTCATCGGCGCATGGATGCCTCTGGAACCCGCCGATGAGGAAAACGGCTGCCTCTGGGTCGTGCCCGGCTCCAACCATGAGCCGATCTACCCGCCGCGAAACGCCCCGGCGCACGTGCACGCCGCGGGCGCCTTCGAAGGCATGAAAGAGGTCGAGAACGTCAGCCACCTGGACGACGAGGTGAACGGTCTGACCGATATCGTGGAGAAGTACCCGCCGATGATCTCGGTACCCATGGAGCCCGGCGACGTTCTCTTTTTCGGGGGGCATGTGCTCCATCGCTCGTTCCCGAATCGGACCAACGACCGCTTCCGGCGCGCCTATGTGTGCCACTACTGCAACGCCCGGTCGTGGGTTCCCTGGAACCATGGCGCGCCGTTCGAGGGAGACGCCGCCAACCAGCACCACATCCTCGCAAGGGGTTGGACCCACCTTCCCTTCTCCAAACCCAGATTCGGGACCGAGGTTCATCTCTCCCTGCCCGATCCCGACGACAAGACCCCCGGCCGGATGATGGGGGACGAGGACGGGATGATGGGCATGGAAGGCGACGACATGGCCGTCGCCGGCATCTCGGCGCACTTGGACACCCCGGTGGGATAG